A stretch of uncultured Methanobrevibacter sp. DNA encodes these proteins:
- a CDS encoding sensor histidine kinase: MKALQNLFTAKDIQFKSYINEEIHLSIEIITPLLLIIDELTMNAIKHAFPNENQEDKTIYKKIDYINDNTCELILKDNGVGIESPEKLINHNLGWEIIMSLTKQINGKIEVLELDVGTGFRLTFPKTFEHEIEGLQ; encoded by the coding sequence TTGAAAGCCCTTCAAAACCTCTTTACAGCAAAAGATATCCAATTTAAATCATATATTAATGAAGAAATTCATTTATCCATTGAAATCATCACACCTTTACTTTTAATTATTGATGAATTAACCATGAATGCAATAAAACATGCGTTTCCTAATGAAAATCAGGAAGATAAAACAATTTACAAAAAAATCGATTATATCAATGATAATACTTGTGAATTAATTTTAAAAGATAATGGAGTTGGTATTGAAAGTCCTGAAAAATTAATTAACCATAATTTAGGTTGGGAGATAATAATGAGCCTAACAAAACAAATAAATGGTAAAATTGAAGTTTTAGAGCTTGACGTTGGAACTGGATTTAGATTAACATTTCCAAAAACTTTTGAACACGAAATTGAGGGATTACAATGA
- a CDS encoding histidine kinase dimerization/phosphoacceptor domain -containing protein, producing MRIHKEYRKLENVEEVNVYDVHEKEFYIQAPKEFEMEKIPFPVVMKNIKTDINIFVPYKDGEDFIIHGLGNSALKRGNIRQEDIEGRLLSKASPMFHQLLHEALFEVYKTHEIKHVRFLYHHKEKLARLTNVKIIYEMGRIFILSDHIDTSESTLYIPEDDNRDEDKANLIEYFAQTGSYYKINGKYSWTQGIYNIINRPRDEYDEYYNIIFDLTIPEDKPLIEKINKIMDSGTSHYESIIRIRTHDGTLKYLEMNLYSKFDNNGNLISRYGLIKDVTTYSHKKITRPVDFLLSGFKNSKKLALLIEPLNPKQYEFSKGFYHLIEEDPEDYSHSRAVIQNIVEEDVINNIIQLIDGQINELEETFTYNVKGNENNQKICEIYLERFEFGSDTHSIGFLTDVTEERTKQLELMEANEHQNVLIKEVHHRVKNNLQVLNSFLNLEKRAYKDKPSIIIDHMQSRLSSLAILHEKTYNTTDFKNINLKEYIEDQDGQLRSLIGLRDGIEFESEVDEDLVLTIEVITPLLLVIDELTMNAIKHAFPDKTKPNKKITKKITKIDNENAELILQDNGVGINDPDKITKNLGCEIIKNLTKQLDGHIELFEHEHGTGYKLTFPVYMDHTIEG from the coding sequence ATGAGAATACATAAAGAATATAGAAAATTGGAGAACGTCGAAGAAGTGAACGTTTATGACGTTCATGAAAAAGAATTCTATATACAGGCGCCCAAAGAATTTGAAATGGAAAAAATACCGTTTCCAGTTGTAATGAAAAATATTAAAACGGACATAAACATTTTCGTACCATATAAAGATGGGGAAGATTTTATCATACATGGATTGGGAAATAGTGCACTTAAAAGAGGAAATATTCGGCAAGAAGATATTGAAGGAAGACTATTGAGTAAAGCCTCCCCTATGTTTCATCAACTTCTTCATGAAGCATTATTCGAAGTATATAAAACTCATGAAATAAAACATGTGCGATTCTTATACCACCATAAAGAAAAATTAGCCAGACTCACAAATGTTAAAATAATCTATGAAATGGGTCGGATTTTCATCCTTTCAGACCATATCGATACAAGCGAAAGCACATTATATATTCCAGAAGACGACAATCGTGATGAAGACAAGGCTAATTTAATAGAATATTTTGCACAAACTGGAAGCTATTATAAAATCAATGGAAAATACTCCTGGACTCAAGGTATTTATAACATCATTAACCGTCCAAGAGACGAATACGATGAATACTATAACATCATATTCGATTTAACAATCCCTGAAGATAAACCATTAATCGAAAAAATCAACAAAATCATGGATTCTGGAACTTCCCACTACGAATCAATTATTAGAATCAGAACCCATGACGGAACATTGAAATATCTTGAAATGAACCTATACTCTAAATTTGATAATAATGGTAATCTGATTAGTCGTTATGGATTAATTAAAGATGTAACCACTTATTCACATAAAAAGATTACAAGACCTGTTGATTTCTTGTTAAGCGGTTTTAAAAATAGTAAAAAATTAGCATTGCTTATTGAACCCTTAAATCCAAAACAATATGAATTTTCAAAAGGATTTTACCATCTTATTGAAGAGGATCCAGAAGATTATTCCCATTCCCGTGCAGTAATACAAAATATTGTTGAGGAAGATGTAATAAATAATATTATACAACTCATTGACGGTCAAATCAACGAACTTGAAGAGACTTTCACATATAATGTAAAAGGAAATGAGAATAACCAAAAAATATGTGAAATATATCTCGAAAGATTCGAATTTGGTTCTGATACACACAGTATTGGATTTTTAACTGACGTTACTGAAGAAAGAACAAAACAGCTAGAATTGATGGAAGCAAATGAACATCAAAATGTGCTAATAAAAGAAGTTCACCACAGAGTTAAAAACAACCTACAGGTACTAAACAGTTTCTTAAACCTCGAAAAAAGAGCATATAAAGATAAACCAAGCATAATTATTGATCATATGCAGTCCAGATTATCCTCTCTTGCTATTCTTCATGAAAAAACATATAATACTACTGACTTCAAGAATATCAACTTAAAAGAGTATATTGAAGACCAAGACGGCCAATTAAGAAGTTTAATTGGTTTAAGAGATGGAATTGAATTTGAATCAGAAGTGGATGAAGATTTAGTTTTAACAATCGAAGTTATCACACCATTATTACTGGTTATCGATGAATTAACAATGAATGCAATAAAACATGCGTTCCCAGATAAAACCAAACCTAACAAGAAAATTACCAAAAAGATAACCAAAATCGACAATGAAAACGCAGAACTCATCCTTCAGGATAATGGTGTCGGCATAAATGATCCCGATAAAATTACTAAAAATCTCGGTTGTGAAATCATTAAAAATCTTACAAAACAATTAGATGGACATATAGAGCTGTTCGAACATGAACATGGAACAGGATATAAACTAACTTTCCCAGTTTATATGGACCATACTATTGAAGGATAA
- a CDS encoding response regulator — protein MNERILIVEDEAITALDLKYSLEDLGYEVIDTVDTGQDAIDVAAEKVPDVVLMDIKLKGDMEGIEAAEVISELRIPVIYLTANTDTDTFEKSNVKGSYGFVSKPYDINKLDKTLKITINRAKLEENKLNDASGFTQ, from the coding sequence ATGAATGAAAGAATTTTAATTGTTGAAGATGAAGCAATTACAGCATTAGATTTAAAGTACAGTTTAGAAGATTTAGGTTACGAAGTAATTGACACAGTTGATACTGGTCAAGATGCTATTGATGTTGCAGCAGAAAAAGTACCTGATGTTGTCTTAATGGACATCAAATTAAAAGGAGATATGGAAGGAATAGAAGCTGCAGAAGTAATTTCTGAATTAAGAATACCTGTAATCTATTTAACTGCAAACACCGACACAGATACTTTTGAAAAATCCAATGTAAAAGGATCTTACGGCTTTGTTTCAAAACCATATGACATAAACAAATTAGACAAAACTCTTAAAATAACTATTAACCGAGCAAAACTAGAAGAAAACAAACTGAATGATGCAAGTGGATTTACTCAATAG